A genome region from Deinococcus arcticus includes the following:
- a CDS encoding SDR family NAD(P)-dependent oxidoreductase produces MDPDLTPLDWQTAQRVLQAVLRNPALADDQPAFRTLVAGVNRLGRKHARQAEEAARHPPPKPDSGRRCYMCRQTFGLADAGNPALCAPCGQLNHRKRHARADLSGRVALLTGGRVNIGHAAALRLLRSGAQVIVTTRFPQDAARRFTQEPDAAEWQGLLTLYGLDLRDLRAVQAFIEELSRTQPHLDLLINNAAQTIARPPSFYAALLQGERQALPGPRLALRIAWPAPSLPDSSAAPSLFAPPEPLNRHGHALDLRPHNSWTARLEEVEARELLEVQLVNTTAPYLLCSGLLPLLRRSPFERRFIVNVSAVEGQFSRADKSDRHPHTNMAKAALNMLTRTSGPRLAREGIYMTSVDPGWVSHQEPHPQQERMAAQGFRLPLDLDDAAARLCDPMFSGLNEPGRPLAGVFLKDYRVQPW; encoded by the coding sequence ATGGACCCCGATCTGACCCCCCTTGACTGGCAAACAGCGCAGCGCGTGCTTCAAGCCGTGTTGCGCAATCCGGCCCTGGCCGATGATCAGCCCGCCTTCCGCACGCTGGTGGCTGGTGTGAATCGCCTGGGGCGCAAGCACGCCCGGCAGGCAGAAGAGGCCGCCCGGCACCCACCGCCAAAGCCGGACTCTGGGCGGCGCTGCTACATGTGCCGGCAAACCTTTGGGCTGGCCGACGCGGGCAATCCGGCCCTGTGCGCCCCGTGCGGTCAGCTGAACCACCGCAAGCGGCATGCACGCGCCGACCTGAGCGGCCGGGTGGCCCTGCTGACCGGTGGCCGGGTAAACATTGGGCACGCGGCAGCCCTGCGGCTGCTACGCAGTGGGGCCCAGGTCATCGTGACCACCCGCTTTCCACAGGACGCAGCGCGGCGATTTACCCAGGAGCCAGACGCCGCCGAGTGGCAGGGCCTGCTGACCCTGTACGGCCTGGACCTGCGGGATCTGCGCGCGGTGCAGGCGTTTATAGAGGAACTGAGCCGCACCCAGCCCCACCTGGACCTGCTGATCAACAACGCCGCGCAGACCATCGCGCGGCCGCCCAGCTTCTATGCCGCGCTGCTGCAGGGGGAGCGGCAGGCCCTGCCCGGTCCCCGGCTGGCCCTGAGGATCGCGTGGCCTGCGCCCAGCTTGCCAGACAGTTCTGCTGCCCCTTCACTGTTCGCCCCACCCGAGCCCCTGAACCGGCATGGTCACGCCCTGGACCTGCGCCCCCACAACAGCTGGACGGCCCGGCTGGAGGAGGTCGAGGCCCGCGAATTGCTAGAGGTGCAGCTGGTGAACACCACCGCGCCCTACCTGCTGTGCAGCGGCCTGCTGCCTCTTCTGCGGCGCTCGCCGTTCGAGCGGCGCTTTATCGTGAACGTGAGCGCTGTGGAGGGACAGTTTTCACGGGCTGACAAGAGTGACCGCCACCCCCACACCAACATGGCCAAGGCGGCGCTGAACATGCTGACCCGCACCAGCGGGCCACGGCTGGCGCGCGAGGGCATTTACATGACCAGCGTGGACCCCGGCTGGGTATCGCACCAGGAGCCGCATCCCCAGCAAGAGCGCATGGCGGCCCAGGGCTTCCGGCTGCCGCTGGACCTGGACGACGCAGCGGCCCGGCTGTGCGATCCCATGTTCAGCGGCCTGAACGAGCCTGGGCGGCCCCTGGCCGGCGTGTTCCTGAAAGACTACCGGGTGCAGCCCTGGTGA